A genomic window from Chitinophaga pollutisoli includes:
- a CDS encoding nucleotidyl transferase AbiEii/AbiGii toxin family protein, which produces MSFYKISFEQLRLRPELADMLQALERGFKKFEIDFYLVGAVSRNVWMSGINNISPRRATRDIDFAVFINDKGIYEAIKEYFISEEDFEAYKGNAFVLLWKDGTQVDLLPFGNIEDENRRVTVEGTGYTSVNVDGFKEIYDEGLPEIEMQDVSPFKVCTLPGIIVLKLIAWDDRPEVRRDDIKDISDIISHFFSMNDNLIWDEHSDLFEGDDADLQLISARVIGRLIKKIADRNDKLQERIQRILANNAGEPAESRMAAIMVEYFNTSVKECTDLVREILKGFEE; this is translated from the coding sequence ATGAGTTTTTACAAGATAAGTTTTGAACAATTGCGTTTAAGGCCTGAATTGGCTGATATGCTCCAGGCGTTAGAACGCGGCTTTAAGAAATTTGAAATTGATTTTTACCTGGTAGGAGCAGTAAGTCGGAATGTGTGGATGTCGGGAATCAATAACATTTCTCCCCGAAGAGCTACACGCGACATTGACTTTGCCGTTTTTATAAATGACAAAGGGATATATGAGGCAATCAAAGAATATTTTATATCTGAGGAGGACTTCGAGGCATATAAAGGCAATGCCTTTGTCCTTTTATGGAAGGATGGTACCCAGGTAGACTTATTGCCCTTTGGCAACATTGAGGACGAAAATCGACGTGTAACGGTTGAAGGAACGGGCTATACGAGCGTTAACGTAGATGGGTTCAAGGAAATTTATGATGAAGGCCTGCCTGAAATTGAAATGCAGGATGTAAGCCCATTCAAAGTTTGTACCCTCCCGGGAATTATTGTACTCAAATTAATTGCCTGGGATGATAGGCCGGAAGTGAGAAGAGATGATATCAAAGATATTAGCGATATCATTAGCCACTTCTTCTCAATGAATGACAACTTAATTTGGGATGAGCACAGTGATTTATTTGAAGGCGACGATGCAGATTTGCAATTGATCTCCGCCAGGGTAATAGGTCGGTTAATAAAGAAAATCGCTGACAGGAATGATAAACTCCAGGAAAGAATTCAGCGAATACTAGCCAATAATGCAGGCGAGCCGGCGGAAAGTCGTATGGCGGCAATTATGGTTGAATATTTTAATACTTCGGTGAAGGAATGCACCGACCTGGTAAGGGAAATCTTGAAGGGTTTTGAAGAATAA
- a CDS encoding type IV toxin-antitoxin system AbiEi family antitoxin, with product MREIATIIHEAVEQWEEQTKIQAKLTEGPTTEGLDAAMEFKYNGKKHRVYIEAKRELRNYQLPEIEMLAKKYHPLMVVADNIFPKIKEELKEKGIAYLETSGNMYYRVEDLFIWLEGKKPIMKEDEKLGRAFAKTGLKAVFHFLLMPELVNTTYRNIAEVTGISFGNINFIMTDLKQQGYLLKINDDEYQLYRKRELLAKWMDAYEHKLKPSLLVGTFRFINQTEAAKWNQIELNDSKSWWGGEPGGDLLTNYLQPEIFTLYTTEAKPELIKNYRFLPDPNGYIKVYKKFWNSDETNSNVAPPLLVYVDLINTGDRRCMETAEKIYNEFLQDKF from the coding sequence ATGAGGGAAATAGCAACAATAATACACGAAGCGGTTGAACAATGGGAAGAACAAACAAAAATCCAGGCAAAGCTCACTGAGGGGCCTACGACTGAGGGTCTTGATGCCGCAATGGAATTCAAATATAATGGTAAGAAACACCGAGTTTATATAGAAGCAAAAAGAGAGCTGAGAAATTATCAATTACCAGAAATTGAAATGCTGGCTAAGAAATATCATCCTCTTATGGTGGTTGCGGATAACATTTTTCCAAAAATAAAGGAAGAACTAAAGGAAAAGGGGATTGCTTATCTGGAAACCAGCGGGAACATGTACTATAGAGTAGAAGATCTTTTCATCTGGCTGGAGGGGAAAAAGCCAATCATGAAAGAAGACGAAAAATTGGGCCGGGCCTTTGCCAAAACAGGTTTGAAGGCTGTATTTCACTTTCTACTAATGCCCGAACTGGTCAATACCACCTATAGGAATATTGCAGAGGTAACAGGAATCAGTTTTGGCAATATTAATTTCATAATGACCGATCTAAAGCAACAGGGGTACTTATTAAAAATCAATGATGACGAATATCAGTTGTACAGAAAAAGGGAGCTACTAGCCAAATGGATGGATGCTTACGAACATAAACTAAAGCCAAGCCTGCTTGTCGGAACATTTCGGTTTATCAATCAAACCGAGGCGGCAAAGTGGAATCAAATTGAACTCAATGACAGCAAAAGCTGGTGGGGAGGGGAGCCAGGAGGCGATTTGCTTACGAACTATCTGCAACCAGAGATATTCACCCTTTACACAACAGAGGCAAAACCAGAATTAATCAAGAATTATCGATTCCTTCCAGATCCCAATGGTTACATAAAAGTGTACAAAAAGTTTTGGAATAGCGATGAAACGAACAGTAACGTTGCTCCCCCATTGCTAGTCTATGTTGATCTTATAAATACCGGAGACAGAAGATGTATGGAAACCGCTGAAAAAATTTACAATGAGTTTTTACAAGATAAGTTTTGA
- a CDS encoding site-specific integrase, with product MSLSISISLDTRRAKKTGKFPVKLLAIFNRKPRRYQTVYDLSEEEFKALSSRQKSECLKKMQETLKQLQRNAEEAAAGLQPFTLEGFEKAFILNNPSFHQRKAIKEVAELDNHPFNQVMYDNRFPIFRLPKPEPDTILAVFLFYISKLLNEHRIRTAVHYQTTYNILARFSGNVRFVDINVIYLKRFEAWLLEHEYSKTTVGIYTRCLRAAFNEAIFQGIIKRENCYPFGRRLYQPPSSRNIKKALTLEDVSKIYYYQPENERERKAKDFWLFSYLANGINPTDIMHLKYKNIDGDYLVFERAKTVNSTRLDPRPITVFISEDMQRIIDYWGNKDKSPENYIFPWMEHNVTPLRQVELCELFVQAINDWMAKIRKKLGIEKKVTTYVARHTFSTILKRSGVSTEFIQESLGHTSMKTTESYLDSFEKSVKKEYSQRLVAFKEGMEK from the coding sequence ATGTCATTGAGTATTTCGATCAGCCTGGACACCCGCCGGGCTAAAAAAACGGGAAAGTTTCCGGTGAAGCTGCTGGCAATTTTTAATCGCAAACCTCGCCGCTATCAGACGGTTTACGACTTGAGCGAGGAAGAATTCAAGGCTTTGTCCTCTAGGCAAAAATCAGAGTGCCTGAAAAAGATGCAAGAAACCCTCAAGCAATTGCAGCGAAATGCCGAGGAAGCGGCGGCAGGATTGCAGCCATTCACGTTGGAAGGTTTCGAGAAAGCGTTTATCCTAAACAATCCTTCTTTTCACCAGCGGAAGGCGATCAAAGAAGTCGCGGAACTCGATAACCACCCTTTCAACCAGGTGATGTATGATAACCGCTTCCCTATTTTCCGGTTGCCTAAGCCCGAGCCAGACACGATCTTGGCGGTATTCCTATTTTATATCAGCAAACTTTTAAACGAGCACCGCATCCGGACGGCTGTCCATTACCAGACTACGTACAATATACTGGCCCGCTTCAGCGGTAATGTACGGTTCGTTGATATTAATGTCATCTATCTGAAGCGTTTTGAGGCCTGGTTGCTGGAGCATGAATATTCTAAGACCACCGTCGGTATTTACACCCGTTGCCTGCGTGCCGCCTTTAATGAGGCCATTTTCCAAGGAATCATTAAGCGGGAGAACTGTTATCCTTTTGGCCGGAGGCTTTATCAACCGCCATCTTCTCGGAATATCAAAAAAGCGTTGACGCTGGAGGATGTGAGTAAGATATATTATTATCAGCCCGAAAATGAGCGGGAACGGAAAGCGAAGGATTTTTGGTTGTTTTCTTACTTGGCGAATGGAATCAATCCTACTGATATCATGCACCTTAAATACAAGAATATCGACGGTGATTATCTCGTTTTTGAACGGGCCAAGACAGTAAACTCTACAAGGCTTGATCCCCGACCCATTACGGTCTTTATTTCAGAGGACATGCAGCGGATTATTGACTACTGGGGGAATAAAGACAAGAGCCCGGAGAATTACATTTTTCCCTGGATGGAGCATAATGTTACACCTTTGCGCCAGGTAGAGTTATGCGAATTGTTTGTCCAGGCGATTAATGACTGGATGGCGAAGATCCGGAAGAAGCTGGGTATCGAGAAAAAAGTGACGACCTACGTGGCCAGGCACACATTCTCGACGATCTTAAAGCGGTCTGGCGTAAGTACGGAGTTTATCCAGGAATCGCTTGGTCATACCAGCATGAAGACGACTGAGAGCTACCTGGATAGTTTCGAAAAATCGGTTAAGAAGGAGTATTCGCAGCGTTTGGTGGCTTTTAAGGAGGGAATGGAAAAATGA
- a CDS encoding glycosyltransferase family 1 protein, whose translation MKVSFDHQIFTMQRYGGISRYFANICNSLQEREDAECKLLVLYSRNQYIQDRQFPMSPFLGERLLKKNSNLAKWNEKYARHHIRKNDFDILHPTYYHPYFLEGLKKPFVITVHDMIHELFPEYFSTNEVYVRYKRETISRADHLIAISASTENDLQRIYNIPESKISVVHHGYQDNPALLNADDTSSFQPPFRDYVLFVGDRAGYKNFGRFVQAVKPVLERYDIHLVCAGGGDFGAAEHEMLYRAGIQHRAKQVSASEAQLNALYQHALAFVYPSLYEGFGLPILEAFRNNCPIITSNTSCFKEVGGDAAIYFDPYQVEDMTKAIDAVINSKELYGQLRAKGTERLGLFTMERCMEGTMEVYRKLV comes from the coding sequence ATGAAAGTCAGCTTCGACCACCAGATTTTTACCATGCAGCGCTACGGCGGTATTTCAAGGTATTTCGCCAATATCTGCAATTCCCTGCAGGAGCGTGAAGATGCTGAGTGTAAATTACTGGTGCTTTATAGCAGGAATCAATACATCCAGGACCGCCAATTCCCTATGTCTCCTTTCCTCGGGGAAAGGTTACTGAAGAAGAACAGTAACCTGGCGAAGTGGAATGAAAAATATGCGCGCCATCATATCCGGAAGAATGATTTCGACATCCTTCACCCCACCTATTACCATCCTTATTTTTTGGAAGGATTGAAAAAGCCATTCGTTATTACCGTTCACGACATGATACACGAGTTGTTCCCCGAATACTTTTCGACGAACGAGGTGTATGTCCGGTACAAACGGGAAACGATCTCCCGGGCGGATCATCTTATCGCGATTTCCGCGTCTACCGAAAACGACTTGCAGCGTATTTACAATATCCCGGAAAGTAAGATCAGTGTGGTGCATCATGGTTACCAGGATAATCCGGCGTTGCTGAATGCGGACGATACTTCCTCTTTCCAGCCACCTTTCCGGGACTATGTGCTTTTTGTCGGAGATCGCGCGGGATATAAGAATTTCGGGCGGTTTGTACAGGCCGTAAAACCGGTGCTGGAGCGTTACGATATCCACCTGGTATGTGCCGGCGGCGGGGATTTTGGCGCAGCGGAACATGAAATGCTTTATCGTGCCGGGATACAACACCGGGCGAAACAGGTTTCCGCGTCAGAAGCGCAGTTAAATGCGCTCTACCAACATGCGCTCGCATTTGTTTATCCCTCCCTATATGAAGGCTTCGGTTTACCCATCCTTGAAGCATTCCGGAACAATTGCCCGATCATCACCAGCAATACCAGTTGCTTTAAAGAAGTAGGCGGCGATGCGGCCATCTACTTCGATCCCTACCAGGTGGAAGACATGACGAAAGCCATCGATGCGGTGATCAACAGCAAAGAACTCTATGGCCAGCTGCGGGCCAAAGGCACGGAGCGCCTCGGCCTTTTTACCATGGAACGTTGTATGGAGGGGACGATGGAGGTGTACCGGAAGTTGGTGTAA
- a CDS encoding SGNH/GDSL hydrolase family protein: MKFFFSASLVLLLFTSFVPRERVWVAIGDSITYMNEHPEETQLRITKGYMTMVTEKLPHIKYHNQGHNGWTAGRIAESFDKLGIGKADIYSVFLGTNDWWAGRELGTMADYTTNSGNGTVYGSFRIIVDKLKSLNPNARLILIAPLQRGDFVYLNNARNNAWGSYKPNKNGRTLASFVAAIDSIARFENADFVDLYHKSGINLKNMVKFKWLKNPSTGQPHAFAWPAWKDVPWNPESDAYPYPPEAIDMTYDGLHPSDKGYQVISKMLVKIMKRY; encoded by the coding sequence ATGAAGTTCTTCTTCTCAGCATCGCTCGTTCTCCTCCTCTTCACCTCCTTCGTCCCACGCGAACGGGTTTGGGTAGCGATTGGCGACTCCATCACCTACATGAACGAGCACCCCGAAGAAACCCAGCTCCGCATCACTAAAGGCTACATGACGATGGTGACCGAAAAGCTCCCCCATATCAAATACCATAACCAGGGCCACAACGGCTGGACCGCCGGGCGTATCGCCGAATCATTCGACAAACTGGGAATCGGCAAAGCGGATATTTATTCGGTTTTCCTGGGAACGAATGACTGGTGGGCTGGTCGCGAGCTGGGTACCATGGCCGATTATACCACCAACAGCGGCAACGGCACTGTATATGGTTCTTTTCGCATCATCGTGGATAAATTGAAATCCCTCAACCCCAACGCCCGCCTGATCCTCATCGCCCCCCTGCAACGCGGCGACTTCGTGTACCTGAATAACGCCCGCAATAACGCCTGGGGTTCCTACAAACCTAACAAAAACGGAAGAACCCTCGCATCATTCGTGGCCGCCATCGATTCTATCGCCCGGTTCGAAAACGCCGACTTCGTGGACCTCTATCACAAAAGCGGCATCAATCTCAAGAATATGGTGAAATTCAAATGGCTGAAAAACCCCTCCACCGGTCAACCCCATGCATTTGCCTGGCCCGCCTGGAAAGATGTTCCCTGGAACCCCGAATCCGACGCATACCCATACCCGCCCGAAGCCATCGATATGACGTACGACGGCCTCCACCCCTCCGATAAAGGCTATCAGGTCATCTCAAAAATGCTTGTCAAAATCATGAAACGATACTAA